From a single Acidobacteriota bacterium genomic region:
- the cobO gene encoding cob(I)yrinic acid a,c-diamide adenosyltransferase — MSEETKEKRYKWRRDDYREKTHGLLMVNTGDGKGKTTAAIGVLVRAAGRGMKCCMIQFMKSKTDRYGEHESLEKLGVEVHTMGAGFTWDTQDSSIDIKTSEETWALCVEKMRSEEYDLLVFDEIVYVLDYKFLDVASVLDEVKAIREKQPHLHIIMTGRNAPAELVEAADLVTEMKEIKHPFHAGIYAQQGIEF, encoded by the coding sequence ATGAGCGAGGAGACAAAAGAAAAACGCTATAAGTGGCGACGCGATGATTACCGCGAAAAGACCCACGGGCTACTGATGGTCAATACCGGTGACGGAAAGGGAAAGACCACGGCGGCAATTGGTGTTCTGGTCAGGGCTGCCGGGCGAGGGATGAAGTGCTGCATGATCCAGTTCATGAAGTCGAAGACCGACCGCTACGGTGAACATGAATCGCTCGAGAAGCTTGGGGTCGAGGTCCACACGATGGGAGCCGGCTTCACCTGGGACACCCAAGATAGTTCCATCGATATCAAGACATCCGAAGAGACCTGGGCGCTTTGCGTCGAGAAAATGAGGTCCGAGGAGTACGATCTTCTGGTCTTTGATGAGATCGTTTACGTACTCGATTACAAATTCCTCGACGTTGCTTCGGTGCTCGATGAGGTCAAAGCGATCCGAGAGAAACAGCCGCACCTTCACATCATAATGACCGGCCGAAATGCTCCGGCGGAGCTTGTTGAAGCCGCGGATCTTGTAACCGAAATGAAGGAGATCAAGCATCCCTTTCACGCCGGCATATATGCTCAGCAGGGGATCGAGTTCTAG
- the nusA gene encoding transcription termination factor NusA → MTTSIGQSIDALCKEHGIDRDLVIEAMKDAVKAAARKQFRSQDKTGDHIEVEWNNDEGMIEISLQKVVVAEVEDENAELSLVDAQELAGDEIEIGDMLQIPLPQEEMGRIAAQTAKQILVQKVREALREKVYEEYIDKKGTMQQGTVKRFERGDLIIEFQNGQEAVLPRKQQSRGEMWNQGERIRAVIMDVSKEQKGQQIILSRASEELVKQLFELEVPEIYDGTVVIKSCVREPGDRAKIAVTSNEKDVDPVGACVGMKGSRVQSIIKELRGEKIDIIQWSDEPSVFAANALSPAKVSQVRITDIENRRMDVIVGEDQLSLAIGKRGQNVRLATRLVGWDINIVSEEVLKKEIAKQMGQMMASGAAVPIAALEGVSANHAELLEEKGIKDVEALASTSVDDIVDILDVSLDEAERIVNSAAAIVEARNAQIAPEETDGSVEETVPEGAEPAEGSPVAADAEASEISDEEADEENTLESDESAEVADPAETVEEPVVTSEEESSEETTSEQAAEPKAETTEETDEGNTDDEDVKE, encoded by the coding sequence ATGACAACTTCGATAGGACAGAGTATTGATGCACTTTGCAAGGAACATGGGATCGACCGTGATCTTGTGATCGAGGCGATGAAAGACGCGGTAAAGGCCGCGGCAAGAAAGCAGTTTCGTTCGCAGGATAAGACCGGCGACCATATTGAGGTCGAGTGGAACAACGACGAAGGGATGATCGAGATCTCTCTGCAAAAGGTCGTGGTTGCCGAGGTCGAAGATGAAAATGCCGAACTCTCGCTTGTAGATGCACAGGAGTTGGCCGGGGACGAGATCGAGATCGGCGACATGCTCCAGATACCGCTTCCGCAGGAAGAAATGGGCCGCATTGCCGCCCAGACCGCGAAGCAGATATTGGTTCAGAAAGTTCGTGAGGCTCTCCGCGAAAAGGTTTACGAGGAGTACATTGACAAAAAGGGCACAATGCAGCAGGGAACCGTCAAACGGTTCGAGCGCGGCGACCTGATCATCGAATTCCAGAATGGACAAGAGGCTGTTCTTCCAAGGAAGCAGCAATCGCGTGGCGAGATGTGGAATCAGGGTGAGCGCATCCGTGCGGTCATCATGGACGTTTCAAAGGAACAGAAAGGGCAACAGATAATCCTTTCACGTGCCTCAGAGGAGCTCGTCAAACAACTCTTCGAACTCGAAGTCCCAGAGATCTATGACGGAACTGTAGTTATCAAGTCCTGCGTGCGAGAACCCGGCGATCGGGCAAAGATCGCGGTGACGTCAAATGAGAAGGACGTCGATCCGGTGGGGGCGTGTGTGGGCATGAAAGGCTCGCGTGTCCAATCGATCATCAAGGAACTCCGCGGCGAAAAGATCGACATTATACAGTGGTCCGATGAGCCATCGGTCTTCGCTGCAAATGCGCTTTCCCCGGCAAAGGTCTCGCAGGTTCGCATCACGGACATCGAGAACCGCCGGATGGACGTGATCGTTGGCGAAGATCAATTGAGCCTCGCCATCGGTAAACGCGGCCAAAATGTAAGGTTGGCGACCAGGCTCGTTGGTTGGGATATCAATATAGTAAGTGAGGAGGTCCTCAAGAAAGAGATCGCCAAGCAGATGGGCCAGATGATGGCTTCGGGTGCTGCAGTACCGATCGCCGCTCTCGAGGGAGTTTCGGCAAATCACGCGGAACTGCTTGAGGAGAAGGGGATCAAGGACGTTGAGGCACTTGCATCGACATCCGTCGATGACATTGTCGATATCCTGGACGTCAGTCTTGACGAAGCTGAGCGGATCGTAAACTCGGCGGCGGCCATCGTAGAAGCCCGGAATGCGCAGATCGCCCCTGAAGAGACCGATGGCAGTGTTGAAGAAACGGTCCCTGAAGGTGCGGAACCCGCTGAGGGGTCTCCGGTAGCAGCAGACGCGGAAGCCTCCGAGATTTCCGACGAAGAGGCCGACGAAGAAAACACCTTGGAAAGTGATGAGTCTGCTGAGGTTGCCGATCCGGCGGAGACCGTGGAGGAACCGGTTGTGACCTCCGAGGAAGAGTCCTCCGAGGAAACGACCTCCGAACAAGCGGCCGAGCCCAAAGCAGAGACAACCGAAGAAACGGATGAAGGAAATACGGACGATGAAGACGTTAAAGAATAG
- the infB gene encoding translation initiation factor IF-2 translates to MAVGKKIRIYDLARDLKQDTKRIMEDLRREGADVSVPSNSVAVEIAEKVRLKYFPKADPAPKRSIKIIKAKQVARTAKPVEKPAEEPPADVEKEVSAEPAPQKRTVKVAKKAAEPAKAAEPAEPAEETSATTGTRKVLKRKPVEETVKAAVEEEPIKAEEPQAEEPFEEPQSAEPATDESAPEPAPKTTNRILKPTGTQIKQLKLTPDALQKGIKPGDRFVTSTQPTKTGKLSTEARGRRGEFRGTPGETSTPQMNYVPPADNRRRPGRSGGRKKGADAKGGRFAERDVDAPRQRTIEERVMAQVARPEGEEFKQVRLVEGATVREYAEALGITPRDIVQLLIKRGVFATLNQPIGEKMGEELGLNFGVEVKFVPFEEMVVEEEFEAIIETGGDDIEVTRAPVVTVMGHVDHGKTSLLDAIRSANVAEGEAGGITQHIGAYSVHVPNPDDADNPRRVVFLDTPGHEAFTMMRARGAKATDIVILVVAADDGVMPQTIEAVEHSKAAGVPMIVAINKMDKPDANPDKVKQGLAGLGLQPVDWGGDVEMVPVSAKKHENLDTLLETVLLQADILDLKASPTRRAAGVVLEAKLDKGRGSVATALVQQGTLRVGDPFIVGQFHGKVRAMFSDRGEIVTEAPPATPVEILGLQGVPLAGDTFQVVSDLDRAQTIASQRQQQARQAAMIKTTKRGIESLGMAEVKELLVILKADVQGSVEVVRGTLEKLSTEKVKVRVIRAGVGAIAESDVLLASATQADNASTAVVIIGFNVRPESRASDLAKLEDVDIRLHSIIYKVEEEIKAAMIGMLDAIEKEVILGKALVQETFKVSRIGTIAGCRVTDGLIRRQAKARLIRDAVVIWEGDIATLKRFKDDVNEVKQGYECGISLVNFNDIKNGDEIEAFVIESIAATEL, encoded by the coding sequence ATGGCAGTTGGTAAGAAAATACGAATTTACGACCTCGCTCGCGACCTAAAGCAGGATACGAAGCGCATCATGGAAGACCTGCGTCGCGAGGGTGCGGACGTGAGTGTCCCGTCGAACTCGGTAGCCGTCGAGATCGCAGAGAAGGTGCGGCTAAAATATTTTCCCAAGGCCGATCCGGCCCCGAAGCGCTCGATCAAGATCATCAAGGCGAAGCAGGTCGCTCGAACTGCAAAACCAGTTGAAAAACCAGCCGAAGAGCCGCCGGCCGACGTCGAGAAAGAGGTTTCAGCGGAGCCCGCGCCGCAGAAGCGAACCGTTAAGGTGGCAAAAAAGGCCGCCGAGCCTGCTAAGGCTGCCGAGCCCGCCGAGCCGGCCGAGGAAACTTCGGCAACGACGGGAACCCGCAAGGTTCTGAAGCGAAAGCCGGTCGAGGAAACGGTAAAAGCGGCTGTTGAGGAAGAACCGATCAAGGCTGAAGAGCCGCAGGCCGAAGAGCCTTTTGAAGAACCTCAGTCTGCAGAGCCGGCGACAGACGAATCGGCTCCGGAGCCGGCTCCAAAAACAACTAACCGCATTCTGAAGCCGACCGGCACGCAGATCAAGCAACTCAAGTTGACGCCCGATGCTCTTCAAAAGGGCATCAAGCCGGGAGATCGGTTCGTCACGTCGACGCAGCCGACCAAAACTGGCAAGCTTTCAACCGAAGCTCGCGGACGTCGTGGTGAGTTCCGTGGAACGCCGGGCGAGACGAGCACGCCGCAAATGAACTATGTTCCGCCGGCCGACAATCGGCGGCGGCCGGGACGCTCGGGCGGACGAAAGAAAGGAGCCGATGCGAAGGGCGGACGGTTTGCCGAACGCGATGTTGATGCTCCGCGTCAGCGAACGATCGAAGAACGCGTGATGGCCCAAGTTGCCCGGCCCGAGGGCGAAGAGTTCAAGCAGGTCAGGCTTGTTGAAGGTGCAACGGTCCGTGAGTATGCCGAGGCTCTTGGCATCACGCCGAGAGATATCGTTCAGCTTCTGATCAAGCGTGGTGTATTCGCGACGCTCAATCAGCCCATTGGCGAAAAGATGGGCGAAGAGCTCGGGCTGAATTTTGGTGTCGAGGTCAAATTCGTGCCGTTCGAAGAGATGGTCGTCGAAGAGGAATTCGAAGCGATCATCGAAACAGGTGGCGACGATATCGAGGTGACGAGGGCACCGGTAGTTACGGTAATGGGGCACGTCGATCACGGCAAAACGTCGTTGCTTGACGCGATCCGCTCCGCCAACGTAGCCGAAGGCGAGGCAGGAGGAATTACGCAGCACATCGGTGCATACAGCGTTCACGTTCCGAATCCGGATGATGCCGACAACCCGCGGCGTGTTGTGTTCCTTGATACGCCCGGCCACGAAGCATTTACCATGATGCGAGCTCGCGGTGCGAAAGCAACGGATATCGTCATTCTAGTTGTTGCGGCTGACGACGGCGTCATGCCCCAGACAATTGAGGCGGTAGAGCACTCCAAAGCTGCCGGCGTCCCGATGATCGTCGCCATCAATAAAATGGACAAACCGGACGCAAATCCGGATAAGGTCAAGCAGGGTCTTGCTGGGCTCGGGCTTCAGCCGGTCGATTGGGGCGGCGATGTTGAAATGGTACCGGTCTCGGCCAAGAAGCATGAGAATTTGGATACGTTGCTCGAAACTGTGCTGCTTCAGGCCGATATTCTCGACCTTAAGGCAAGCCCGACCCGTCGAGCTGCCGGTGTTGTGCTCGAGGCCAAGCTCGATAAGGGCCGCGGTTCGGTCGCTACCGCACTTGTCCAACAAGGGACGCTCAGGGTGGGCGATCCGTTCATCGTCGGCCAGTTTCACGGTAAGGTTCGCGCAATGTTCTCTGATCGCGGCGAAATTGTTACTGAAGCCCCGCCGGCGACTCCTGTCGAGATATTGGGACTGCAGGGCGTCCCGCTAGCAGGCGACACTTTCCAGGTCGTTTCGGATCTAGACCGAGCTCAAACGATCGCAAGCCAGCGTCAACAGCAGGCCCGCCAGGCGGCGATGATCAAAACGACCAAACGCGGTATCGAATCGCTCGGAATGGCTGAGGTCAAAGAACTTCTCGTCATCCTTAAGGCTGACGTACAAGGTTCGGTCGAGGTGGTTCGCGGAACGCTCGAGAAATTATCGACCGAGAAGGTCAAGGTTCGTGTGATCCGCGCCGGCGTCGGTGCGATCGCAGAATCGGATGTGTTGCTGGCATCGGCAACTCAGGCAGACAATGCCTCGACCGCCGTTGTGATCATCGGATTCAATGTGCGGCCCGAGTCGCGTGCATCGGATCTCGCCAAGCTTGAAGACGTCGACATCCGGCTCCACTCGATCATTTATAAGGTCGAAGAAGAAATCAAGGCCGCGATGATCGGAATGCTCGACGCGATCGAGAAAGAGGTCATACTTGGCAAGGCCCTGGTGCAGGAGACGTTCAAGGTTTCGCGTATTGGTACGATTGCGGGCTGCCGCGTCACCGATGGACTCATCCGCCGCCAAGCGAAGGCACGCCTGATCCGCGATGCGGTCGTTATCTGGGAAGGCGACATCGCGACGCTCAAGCGGTTCAAGGACGATGTGAACGAGGTCAAGCAGGGGTACGAGTGCGGTATCAGCCTTGTGAACTTTAACGACATCAAGAACGGGGACGAGATCGAGGCCTTTGTGATCGAAAGCATCGCGGCCACGGAGCTCTAA
- a CDS encoding bifunctional oligoribonuclease/PAP phosphatase NrnA — translation MLSQVVELIESRQSFGITTHVKPDGDGVGSSLGLCWLLRSLGKEAEVIVHGPIPPSYQSLPGADQIRDIENIDRKYDAVFVLECSDIKRPGIQGLENELTVNIDHHATSEHFGKINWIDPTASAVGEMIYNLCKAIGGRVTKEIAECVYMALITDTGSFHFPNTTERTLKVASELVKAGVRPAEISEAVYYHYPWSRIELMRQVLNSVRRDETGRIAFMRQTLAMRESSDAIDGDNSGFVNIPLAAKEIVAVVLMREVGDGRYRVSLRSKGDINVARVAEMFGGGGHKNAAGLRVEGDWDEKEKEIVEALQQAVARSLGD, via the coding sequence GTGTTAAGTCAAGTTGTTGAATTAATCGAAAGCCGGCAGAGCTTTGGCATTACGACCCACGTAAAGCCGGACGGCGACGGCGTCGGCTCGTCGCTCGGCCTTTGCTGGCTTCTTCGTTCGCTCGGCAAGGAAGCTGAGGTCATCGTTCACGGTCCGATCCCACCGTCTTACCAATCGCTGCCGGGAGCCGATCAGATACGCGATATTGAGAACATTGACCGGAAATACGATGCTGTCTTCGTGCTCGAGTGTTCTGACATCAAGCGTCCCGGCATTCAAGGCCTCGAGAATGAACTCACCGTAAATATCGACCACCACGCGACCAGCGAACATTTCGGCAAGATCAATTGGATCGACCCGACAGCTTCGGCAGTTGGCGAGATGATCTACAACCTATGCAAGGCCATTGGCGGCCGCGTGACGAAGGAGATCGCCGAATGTGTGTATATGGCGCTCATTACGGACACCGGTTCGTTTCACTTCCCGAATACAACGGAGCGTACGCTCAAGGTCGCGTCCGAACTTGTTAAAGCGGGTGTACGTCCGGCGGAGATCTCAGAAGCGGTTTACTACCACTATCCGTGGTCGCGAATCGAACTGATGCGGCAGGTACTTAATTCCGTTAGGCGAGATGAGACCGGCCGGATCGCTTTCATGCGGCAGACCCTTGCGATGCGCGAGTCTTCCGACGCGATCGACGGCGACAATAGCGGGTTCGTCAATATCCCGCTCGCCGCGAAAGAGATCGTTGCTGTTGTCCTGATGCGTGAGGTCGGCGACGGGCGATACCGCGTCAGCCTTCGCTCCAAGGGCGACATCAATGTAGCCCGCGTTGCCGAAATGTTCGGCGGCGGCGGGCACAAAAATGCGGCCGGGCTTCGGGTCGAAGGCGATTGGGACGAAAAGGAAAAAGAGATCGTCGAGGCCTTGCAACAAGCGGTTGCGCGAAGCCTTGGCGATTGA
- the rbfA gene encoding 30S ribosome-binding factor RbfA encodes MRRPERLAEALKEEIAEVVGFELDDPRLGSITVTDVEVTSDLRDAKVFVLVHGTEKEIKGAFDALEKASGYIRRQVALDLDLRHTPHLHFARDTAEENAARIGELLEAVKPAADVEAET; translated from the coding sequence ATGCGAAGGCCTGAGCGGTTGGCAGAGGCATTGAAAGAAGAGATTGCTGAGGTCGTTGGGTTCGAGCTCGATGACCCTCGGCTCGGCTCCATAACGGTTACGGACGTCGAGGTGACCAGTGATCTTCGCGACGCAAAGGTCTTTGTGCTCGTCCACGGAACCGAAAAGGAGATCAAGGGAGCTTTCGATGCTTTGGAAAAAGCTTCCGGATACATCCGGCGTCAGGTTGCTCTCGATCTGGATCTTCGTCACACTCCGCACCTTCACTTTGCCCGGGATACGGCCGAAGAAAATGCGGCCCGCATAGGCGAGTTGCTCGAAGCGGTCAAGCCTGCGGCCGATGTTGAAGCTGAAACCTAG